The following coding sequences lie in one Hippopotamus amphibius kiboko isolate mHipAmp2 chromosome 7, mHipAmp2.hap2, whole genome shotgun sequence genomic window:
- the LOC130856804 gene encoding collagen alpha-1(I) chain-like, with the protein MPAGGDGVRGAGNAAFLDLSVWRLSQDGLATATQPPDRPPPASLLCVSSVTAPGSSRAGRNAQVSKRNLLPPELGQEATAPRLGPRGPHEGGHTQRARLAFSAVPRGAGFAESDPEAGLRGGPGIRQTRSLGAAGGTRRRRPGSLDVVSSASSTKTSLPGAFLEHLGPLKGCWPPKATRRPPRVVRTRGDRQPSPCVQAASKLEQNRIMKLTSPELPGSSLGRKLMNPKQDVGPSAFPAQRELPRGPQDGDGVARGGWGRAGVWGECEEPTSPLPYKVADTSPPATLSPDSGGATSPPSGGRRGWPQQVHTRAPRASEHLPLVSSLTCGPLDHLQFPATIPSSELTGPRCENVITLQRRPGLGRGDGGEVPGSKSRREVVEPGPLCDVVPAHRRSGAGRPLLQGTHPALSPPGQQLSTGPRARGFHGAGGAAAGSGQVPPRKLTLSCLLGEAAASGRWHPGSRVEEEATRQEASREGRRVRRVAGREFPADNEEGTSWTEPGSGCHQVWEEYVCDPTRKDVGISLGKREDEAAGADLGLGSAGRAVSVRRAGRAQRPQRDPDVSGERGRPGTLTSVPGPSRLSGAPPVTLLHGWVPAMCPLSGGRPGAGAERTGLRLLVPADIGDPVPQVSLPWMAREVGRHGAGLGLRVRPPHSPLADRPPWVSVRPGGAPAAVLEAPSPPGPRFPRSPGQASPSAPSPGIRHRARGPRATAPARGELANSAPRWPPSPLPPQAAFPAPPQGGRHGDPSVPVRPACSRGWLPSPAPVGPVISPSGPTAAAPGLPLSVSASRGGPAVPGVSPKGVSPGLMDGFREGFLEEAAPG; encoded by the exons gg CCACGGCTCCACGCCTGGGGCCCCGTGGACCCCACGAAGGAGGCCACACGCAGAGGGCACGGCTGGCCTTCAGCGCCGTCCCCCGAGGGGCCGGCTTTGCCGAGTCAGACCCAGAGGCCGGCCTCCGTGGTGGACCCGGGATCCGGCAGACGCGCTCGCTCGGGGCCGCCGGCGGGAC TCGGAGGAGGCGTCCTGGCTCCCTGGATGTGGTGTCCAGTGCCTCGAGCACAAAGACCAGCCTGCCCGGGGCCTTCCTGGAGCATCTCGGCCCCCTGAAGGGGTGCTGGCCCCCTAAAGCCACACGGAGGCCTCCAAGGGTGGTGAGGACAAGGGGTGACCGCCAGCCGAGCCCCTGTGTCCAGGCAGCCTCGAAGCTGGAACAGAACCGTATAATGAAGCTGACATCACCCGAGCTTCCCGGCTCCTCCCTGGGAAGGAAACTCATGAACCCCAAACAAGATGTGGGGCCGTCAGCCTTCCCCGCACAACGTGAGCTGCCCCGGGGTCCCCAGGACGGGGACGGGGTGGCCCGGGGAGGCTGGGGACGGGCGGGTGTCTGGGGAGAGTGTGAGGAG CCGACGTCACCTCTGCCCTACAAAGTGGCCGACACCTCCCCACCGGCCACCCTCAGCCCGGACTCGGGAGGGGCCACGTCCCCGCCTtcggggggcaggagggggtggcCTCAGCAGGTCCACACGCGCGCCCCGCGGGCCTCTGAGCACCTCCCGCTCGTTTCCTCTCTGACGTGTGGGCCTCTGGACCACCTGCAGTTTCCAGCGACCATTCCCAGCTCTGAACTCACTGGGCCCCG CTGTGAAAACGTCATCACTCTCCAACGGCGGCCAGGCCTCGGGAGAGGAGATGGAGGCGAGGTCCCGGGCAGCAAGTCCCGCCGTGAGGTGGTCGAGCCGGGCCCGCTGTGCGACGTGGTCCCAGCTCACAG GCGCTCAGGCGCTGGAAGGCCCCTGCTCCAGGGAACACACCCGGCGCTCTCTCCACCTGGCCAGCAGCTCAGCACTGGCCCCCGGGCACGAGGTTTCCATGGGGCCGGAGGAGCTGCAGCAGGATCGGGCCAGGTGCCCCCCAGGAAGCTGACCCTGAGCTGCCTCCTCGGGGAGG CTGCCGCCAGCGGCAGGTGGCATCCGGGCAGCCGGGTGGAGGAGGAGGCCACGCGTCAGGAGGCGTCGCGTGAAGGACGGAGGGTCAGAAG GGTCGCCGGCAGGGAATTTCCTGCTGACAATGAAGAAGGAACCAGCTGGACGGAGCCAGGGAGCGGCTGCCACCAGGTCTGGGAGGAATACGTCTGTGATCCAACAAGGAAGGACGTCGGGATTTCACTGGGGAAAAGAGAGGACGAGGCGGCTGGGGCTGACCTGGGGTTGGGGTCCGCGGGCAGGGCTGTGAGTGTGCGCCGTGCCGGCAGGGCGCAGCGCCCCCAGAGGGACCCGGACGTGTCGGGGGAGCGGGGACGGCCCGGGACTCTGACCTCAGTGCCCGGTCCGAGCAGGCTCTCTGGGGCCCCCCCGGTCACCCTGCTCCACGGTTGGGTCCCTGCGATGTGCCCTCTGTCTGGGGgcaggccgggggcgggggcggaaaGGACGGGTCTCCGTCTGCTGGTCCCCGCGGACATCGGGGACCCCGTGCCTCAGGTCTCCCTGCCGTGGATGGCCCGGGAGGTCGGGAGGCACGGGGCAGGCCTGGGCCTCCGGGTGAGGCCCCCTCACAGCCCCCTGGCTGACCGGCCCCCATGGGTCAGTGTGCGGCCTGGGGGGGCCCCAGCTGCAGTTCTAGAAGCTCCCAGTCCCCCGGGCCCTCGATTCCCACGCAGCCCCGGTCAGGCGTCTCCATCAGCTCCCAGCCCGGGAATCAGACACCGGGCGCGCGGCCCCAGAGCCACGGCCCCAGCGCGGGGAGAGCTGGCCAACAGTGCCCCCCGGTGGCCGCCGTCGCCTCTGCCGCCACAAGCCGCCTTCCCGGCGCCGCCTCAGGGTGGACGCCACGGGGACCCCTCTGTCCCCGTCAGGCCTGCGTGCAGCAGAGGCTGGCTGCCCAGCCCAGCGCCTGTGGGTCCCGTCATCAGTCCCTCGGGCCCGACCGCGGCGGCTCCGGggctgcctctctctgtctcagccAGTCGGGGAGGCCCTGCTGTCCCAGGGGTGTCCCCGAAGGGCGTCTCGCCTGGCCTGATGGATGgcttcagggaaggcttcctggaggaggcggctCCCGGCTGA